A window from Pagrus major chromosome 4, Pma_NU_1.0 encodes these proteins:
- the cgref1 gene encoding cell growth regulator with EF hand domain protein 1 has product MQTGVFMESHLVRLVPCVLSLIVLTHLCLAAPGQPGTQREESIDARPPSGALANPFGSGEEDRWLLQSYIKSTLKDGQGGPEISNWEQEIFYLFRLYDYDRSGLLDGLEMMRLLSDFNSHHTPGAQTNELVVSMVDFLLQAQDSNQDGMLAPSELLSPPKPHAQDSSNNNAPHQEQALANPANGDDNMKAGAAHQELEPQAEEQIQQEVKTVEEEHIKQVDEQHVQQIPEQGHDQPVHLGQPEI; this is encoded by the exons ATGCAGACAG GTGTGTTCATGGAATCTCACCTGGTCAGGTTGGTCCCTTGTGTCCTGTCCCTGATCGTTCTCACTCACTTGTGCCTGGCTGCACCGGGTCAACCAGGGACACAAAG GGAGGAATCCATAGATGCACGTCCCCCTTCAGGTGCGTTAGCCAATCCCTTTGGCTCTGGAGAGGAGGACCGCTG GTTGCTGCAAAGTTACATTAAATCCACCCTAAAGGATGGCCAAGGAGGACCAGAAATCAGCAACTGGGAGCAAG AGATATTCTACCTGTTTCGTCTTTATGACTACGATCGCAGTGGGCTCCTGGATGGCTTGGAGATGATGAGGCTGCTCTCAGACTTTAACTCCCATCATACACCTGGAGCACAGACCAATGAGCTG GTGGTGTCTATGGTAGATTTTTTACTCCAGGCTCAGGATTCAAACCAGGACGGCATGTTAGCCCCATCTGAGCTGCTGTCTCCTCCAAAACCTCACGCACAG GACTCCAGCAACAACAACGCACCTCACCAGGAGCAGGCGTTGGCAAACCCTGCTAATGGTGATGACAATATGAAGGCAGGAGCAGCTCATCAGGAGTTGGAGCCTCAAGCTGAAGAGCAAATTCAACAGGAAGTAAAGACTGTAGAAGAAGAACACATAAAACAAGTAGATGAACAGCATGTACAACAAATCCCAGAACAAGGGCATGACCAACCGGTTCATCTAGGGCAACCAGAGATatga
- the drc8 gene encoding dynein regulatory complex protein 8 codes for MAEDKPRAEAIVSDVHKRIKAAFEAFDYESNNTVDVREISTIIYSLGCFPTQEDLHAFIAKVEEDHTGYIHLDKFLPAMTKVLLEHKFPPIPEDLLLQAFEVLDKEKKGYLEPEELTKYMTQEGEPFTQEEMDEMLTALADNEKNLIYYKDLISQLTIDPDM; via the exons ATGGCGGAGGATAAACCAAGAGCAG aGGCGATAGTGTCAGATGTCCACAAGAGGATTAAAGCAGCGTTTGAAGCGTTTGACTATGAGTCGAACAACACTGTGGATGTCCG GGAGATTAGCACCATCATCTACTCCCTAGGTTGCTTCCCCACTCAGGAAGACCTGCATGCCTTTATAGCTAAG GTGGAAGAGGACCACACAGGATATATCCATTTGGACAAGTTCCTCCCAGCCATGACTAAAGTGCTGCTGGAGCACAA gttcCCTCCCATCCCTGAGGACCTTCTGCTTCAGGCTTTTGAG GTTctggataaagaaaagaaaggataCCTGGAGCCCGAGGAGCTGACAAAGTACATGACACAGGAAG GTGAGCCTTTCACTCAGGAGGAGATGGATGAGATGCTGACGGCACTCGCTGACAATGAGAAGAACCTCATCTATTACAAAGACTTAATCAGCCAGCTGACTATCGACCCTGATATGTAG
- the adpgk2 gene encoding ADP-dependent glucokinase yields MEGGGRISWMKYGPLLSVCVVLWAVWFRSPQNEGLDERLDTVLSSLLRAERKVGMNNVARPKVAIGFGGCVDLIVDGVSLMNKIDLPPTDQPLHHDYIENEVQLAQSFAYFFAPGAAAERFVLNDTLFSELVEASRDLPGNRWAVGGNAPVMAGRMATEGCDVLLGGSFSPDFNDVLSQHITVAGNVVEEPDIHLILEYPSGATWGQYTSRRANRYIVHSDDHNPYLASMEDFAEKLEDFEPDLLVVGGLQMMDNFPFQSGERAALLSRLSDLLSSSSPRIGVHFEMASFVEESIMEDLLHYVIPYADSLGMNEQELPNLLSLLKGSNITVLSDPNPRVATVLDQMREVYRILNQRYKDASAESDTNSAKVKPLTRLHVHTLAFQAMIVTHGSQWKNTMSATAKASLTANRHVCGSNDIDPSKARLIMDDSFSVSRREGSQRIPLQETRPVSCWDEDNYEICVAPVLVCTEVYQTAGGGDNISAAGLVLQI; encoded by the exons ATGGAGGGGGGAGGCAGGATTTCGTGGATGAAATATGGGCCTCTTCTGTCCGTGTGTGTGGTTCTGTGGGCCGTGTGGTTCCGGTCGCCCCAGAACGAAGGGCTGGACGAGCGGCTGGACACCGTGTTGTCCTCTCTGCTCCGGGCGGAGCGCAAAGTCGGGATGAACAACGTCGCCAGACCGAAAGTAGCGATTG GTTTTGGAGGTTGTGTTGACCTAATAGTGGACGGAGTATCGTTGATGAATAAGATTGACCTCCCTCCCACAGACCAGCCCCTACATCATGACTACATAGAAAATGAAGTGCAGCTGGCTCAGAGCTTCGCCTACTTCTTTGcacctggagctgctgcaga GCGTTTTGTGCTAAATGATACATTATTTAGTGAGCTGGTTGAAGCGTCCCGTGACTTACCTGGAAACAGATGGGCAGTAGGCGGCAATGCCCCGGTAATGGCTGGTCGCATGGCAACGGAGGGATGTGATGTGTTGCTAGGGGGAAGTTTCAGCCCTGATTTCAATGATGTCCTCTCCCAGCACATtacag TGGCAGGTAACGTAGTAGAAGAGCCAGACATTCATCTGATCCTGGAGTACCCATCTGGTGCTACCTGGGGACAGTATACCTCACGTAGAGCCAACAG ATATATCGTCCACAGTGACGACCACAACCCCTACCTGGCCTCCATGGAGGACTTTGCTGAGAAACTGGAAGACTTCGAACCAGATCTGCTGGTGGTAGGTGGGCTGCAAATGATGGATAATTTCCCCTTCCAATCAG GTGAGCGGGCCGCTCTCCTGTCTCGCCTGTCCgacctcctgtcctcctcctctccacgtATTGGAGTCCATTTTGAGATGGCCAGTTTTGTAGAAGAGAGTATAATGGAAGATCTACTTCACTATGTCATCCCCTAT GCGGACTCTTTGGGAATGAATGAACAGGAGCTTCCCAACCTGCTCAGTCTACTTAAAGGCTCCAACATCACAGTGCTGTCGGACCCAAACCCTCGTGTAGCTACTGTCCTCGACCAGATGAGGGAGGTCTATCGCATCCTGAACCAGCGCTACAAGGATGCCAGTGCAGAAAGCGACACAAACAGTGCTAAAGTTAAGCCGCTAACACGGCTCCACGTCCACACGCTGGCCTTTCAGGCCATGATTGTGACGCATGGCTCCCAGTGGAAGAACACCATGTCGGCCACAGCCAAGGCATCTCTCACAGCTAACCGCCATGTCTGCGGCTCTAATGACATTGACCCCAGCAAGGCAAGGCTCATCATGGACGACTCCTTCTCTGTCAGCCGGCGGGAGGGCAGCCAGCGTATCCCTCTGCAGGAGACCAGGCCCGTCAGCTGCTGGGACGAGGACAACTATGAGATCTGCGTAGCTCCAGTGCTGGTGTGCACCGAGGTTTACCAAACTGCAGGTGGAGGGGACAACATCTCAGCTGCTGGCCTGGTGCTGCAGATCTAG
- the ctsba gene encoding cathepsin B, giving the protein MWRAAFLLLAASLSVSLARPHLKPLSNEMVNYINKFNTTWKAGHNFHNVDFSYVRRLCGTMLKGPKLPVMVQYAGDLDLPKNFDSRTQWPNCPTLKEIRDQGSCGSCWAFGAAEAISDRVCIHSNAKVSVEISSEDLLTCCESCGMGCNGGYPSAAWDFWTKDGLVSGGLYDSHVGCRPYTIAPCEHHVNGSRPPCTGEQGDTPDCVFQCEAGYTPGYKQDKHYGKTSYSVLSDEEQIQSEIYKNGPVEGAFTVYEDFVMYKSGVYQHVSGSAVGGHAIKILGWGEENGVPYWLCANSWNTDWGDNGFFKFLRGSDHCGIESEVVAGIPK; this is encoded by the exons ATGTGGCGTGCAGCCTTCCTGCTATTGGCTGCCAGCTTGTCTGTGAGCCTGGCCAGACCCCACCTCAAACCACTGTCCAATGAGATGGTCAACTACATCAATAAGTTTAACACTACCTGGAAG GCTGGTCACAACTTTCATAATGTCGACTTCAGTTATGTCCGGAGACTCTGTGGTACGATGCTGAAGGGACCTAAACTGCCAGTCAT GGTTCAGTATGCTGGTGACCTGGATCTGCCTAAAAATTTTGACTCCAGAACGCAGTGGCCCAACTGTCCCACTCTGAAGGAGATCAGAGACCAGGGCTCCTGTGGATCCTGCTGG GCGTTTGGCGCTGCAGAGGCCATCTCCGACCGTGTGTGTATCCACAGCAATGCCAAGGTCAGCGTGGAGATCTCCTCCGAGGATCTGCTGACATGCTGTGAAAGCTGTGGCATGGG ATGTAATGGTGGCTACCCTTCAGCAGCCTGGGACTTCTGGACCAAAGACGGGCTGGTCTCTGGAGGCCTCTACGACTCCCACGTCG GTTGTCGTCCCTACACCATCGCCCCCTGCGAGCACCATGTGAATGGCAGCAGACCCCCCTGCACCGGAGAGCAGGGAGACACACCCGACTGCGTCTTCCAGTGTGAAGCTGGGTACACACCTGGCTACAAACAAGACAAGCACTATG GAAAAACGTCTTACAGTGTGCTGTCAGATGAGGAGCAGATTCAGTCTGAGATATACAAGAACGGCCCAGTAGAGGGAGCCTTTACCGTCTATGAAGACTTTGTGATGTACAAGTCTG GTGTGTATCAGCATGTGTCTGGGTCTGCTGTGGGCGGCCATGCCATTAAGATCCTGGGCTGGGGGGAGGAGAATGGTGTTCCCTACTGGCTCTGTGCCAACTCCTGGAACACTGACTGGGGTGATAACG GATTCTTTAAGTTCCTGCGTGGATCTGATCACTGTGGTATTGAGTCTGAAGTTGTGGCAGGAATTCCCAAGTAA